In a single window of the Myxococcus xanthus genome:
- a CDS encoding IS66 family transposase has product MTAPLPPQFLPRALATPSLLAHILSDKFCDGLPFHRQECM; this is encoded by the coding sequence GTGACCGCACCGCTGCCGCCGCAGTTCCTGCCGCGCGCGCTCGCGACACCTTCGCTCCTGGCGCACATCCTCAGCGACAAGTTCTGCGACGGCCTGCCGTTCCATCGCCAGGAGTGTATG